The proteins below come from a single Myxococcales bacterium genomic window:
- a CDS encoding VWA domain-containing protein gives MRPSVSLSLLAIAFAAACGTERRAVFDDKKDPLPPGSGADGGFVDFGNAADDGLAVDPLNAILFVDTSTTPPTPAKQTYKVVRKTANGETDLTARATFELEKPELGKFTGNNFESVATLPTTAPGFTTDVTVRVDGGSTGAKLTVVPLRRGADSARDFFFIVPYGQAPTPPSDVLKFKTNIQAVDVAFVVDTTGSMSSEINAIRTALGGSLLTQLQAAIPSVGIAIVSHKDEEDPAPQLVEVFQRITTTLSLAQSAAGRLNASGGGDTPEGQVPAMFHVLTGLPVTGVPAHTPAPGTTGGVDFRPGALPMVVLVTDASWHGTKGGVTSARLRGAFAGANAKFVALTSDGSSDNEVDADSLSDSTQSNLPPSAFTGCGGQCCTGVNGAGRAGAPGGRCRLNFRYSKSSPNIGGGVVDAIKAVAIGTAYDVALRPRNDPANANGVDATKFIKALRAKDEGDATQGCPAHPAKDTNGDGVNDTFTGVTVGTPVCFEVIAETNTTAEPQDTAQFYNSFLDVVGVPGDIRLDTRKVLFLVPPKAGVTK, from the coding sequence ATGCGCCCGAGCGTCTCTCTCTCGTTGCTTGCTATCGCGTTCGCCGCCGCGTGCGGCACCGAGCGTCGCGCGGTCTTCGACGACAAGAAGGACCCCCTCCCCCCTGGGAGTGGGGCGGACGGCGGCTTCGTGGACTTCGGCAACGCGGCGGACGACGGCCTCGCGGTCGACCCGCTCAACGCGATCTTGTTCGTCGACACCTCCACGACGCCACCCACCCCGGCCAAGCAGACCTACAAGGTCGTGCGCAAGACCGCGAACGGCGAGACCGACCTCACGGCGCGCGCCACCTTCGAGCTCGAGAAGCCCGAGCTCGGCAAGTTCACCGGCAACAACTTCGAGTCGGTCGCCACACTGCCCACGACCGCTCCCGGCTTCACGACCGACGTCACCGTCCGTGTCGACGGCGGGTCCACCGGCGCGAAGCTCACGGTCGTGCCGCTTCGGCGCGGCGCTGACAGCGCGCGCGACTTCTTCTTCATCGTCCCGTACGGCCAGGCCCCCACGCCGCCGAGCGACGTCCTCAAGTTCAAGACCAACATCCAGGCGGTCGACGTCGCCTTCGTGGTCGACACCACCGGGTCGATGTCGTCCGAGATCAACGCCATCCGGACCGCGCTCGGCGGCTCCCTCCTCACCCAGCTCCAGGCCGCGATCCCCTCCGTGGGCATCGCGATCGTGAGCCACAAGGACGAAGAAGATCCCGCGCCCCAGCTCGTCGAGGTCTTCCAACGGATCACCACGACGCTGAGCCTCGCGCAGTCGGCCGCGGGGCGGCTCAACGCGTCCGGCGGCGGCGACACGCCCGAGGGGCAGGTGCCCGCGATGTTCCATGTCCTCACGGGGCTCCCGGTCACCGGGGTGCCCGCCCACACGCCCGCGCCGGGCACTACGGGCGGCGTCGATTTCCGTCCCGGCGCGCTGCCGATGGTGGTCCTCGTGACCGACGCGTCCTGGCACGGGACCAAGGGCGGGGTCACCAGCGCGCGTCTGCGCGGCGCCTTCGCGGGAGCGAACGCCAAGTTCGTCGCGCTCACCTCGGACGGGAGCAGCGACAACGAGGTCGACGCCGACAGCCTGTCCGACTCGACGCAGTCGAACCTGCCTCCGAGCGCGTTCACGGGCTGCGGCGGCCAGTGCTGTACGGGCGTCAACGGCGCGGGTCGCGCCGGGGCGCCCGGCGGCAGGTGCCGGCTGAACTTCCGCTACTCGAAGAGCTCGCCGAACATCGGGGGAGGAGTCGTCGACGCGATCAAGGCCGTCGCGATCGGGACGGCGTACGACGTGGCGCTCCGCCCGCGCAATGACCCGGCCAACGCGAATGGCGTCGACGCCACCAAGTTCATCAAGGCCCTCCGCGCGAAGGACGAGGGCGACGCGACGCAGGGCTGCCCCGCCCACCCCGCGAAAGACACGAACGGCGACGGCGTCAACGACACGTTCACCGGCGTCACCGTCGGCACGCCGGTCTGCTTCGAGGTCATCGCCGAGACCAACACGACGGCGGAGCCCCAAGACACGGCCCAGTTCTACAATTCCTTCTTGGACGTGGTCGGCGTGCCGGGCGACATCCGCCTCGACACCCGCAAGGTCCTCTTCCTCGTGCCGCCGAAGGCCGGCGTCACCAAGTGA
- a CDS encoding aminodeoxychorismate/anthranilate synthase component II, whose translation MGAPPVRVLVVDNYDSFTWNLVHLVHEALDGEAEVLVRRSRETSVAELEQLAPDRVILSPGPGDPSAPGGGGAGVSVEAVRALSGRVPLLGVCLGHQAIGVAFGARVVRAAEVVHGKAREVFTEEDPLFVGLARPLVAMRYHSLVVESVTLPPALRPIARAADGTLMAMRHASHPTVGLQFHPESIGTPEGVALVRSFLLLP comes from the coding sequence CTGGGAGCACCGCCCGTGAGGGTGCTCGTGGTCGACAACTACGACTCGTTCACGTGGAACCTCGTGCACCTCGTGCACGAGGCCCTCGACGGTGAGGCCGAGGTCCTCGTTCGCCGGAGTCGAGAGACCTCGGTCGCCGAGCTCGAGCAGCTCGCGCCCGATCGCGTGATTCTCTCGCCAGGGCCAGGCGATCCTTCGGCGCCCGGTGGGGGCGGCGCGGGCGTGTCGGTCGAGGCCGTCCGCGCGCTGTCGGGGCGCGTGCCTCTCCTCGGCGTGTGCCTCGGGCACCAGGCGATCGGCGTGGCGTTCGGCGCGCGGGTCGTCCGCGCGGCCGAGGTCGTCCACGGCAAGGCCCGCGAGGTGTTCACCGAGGAAGATCCGCTCTTCGTCGGCCTCGCGCGGCCCCTCGTGGCGATGCGATACCACTCGCTCGTCGTCGAGTCGGTCACGCTGCCGCCGGCGCTCCGCCCGATCGCGCGGGCCGCCGACGGCACCCTCATGGCGATGCGCCACGCCTCGCACCCCACCGTGGGGCTGCAGTTTCACCCGGAGTCGATCGGCACGCCGGAGGGGGTGGCGCTCGTTCGGTCGTTCCTCCTCTTGCCTTGA
- a CDS encoding anthranilate synthase component I family protein yields MSACVEELVAWLSAGRVHRVVDVALPCALAGLVRLPEAAGPLALLDRAVRGSPYATTARVALAPRFTLTAGRLASGGSATLRMPWDDAACPPRLVDQAETLVTDLRGEEPTEARLEGCPLGLVERLLRAAAGSVPAAAECGPYACGFVGFFGDGVSHFVESLQGLPARPREAAPDLALLFTDAVLFADDADGWTAKLSLVGRGPSHAAARSDAEALEARVRALLAAGPWCAPRAARPADPAPPAAPDERAPRIVSRHSAESYSALVARAKESIAAGEVFQLCVTHTLAVEPRPRDPAALYEALRASNPAPFSSYVRLAGVHLVSSSPERFLRIAPGGAVQARPIKGTRPRGATPEEDARLALELAASEKDGAENDMIVDLLRNDLARVSAPGSVRVRERRVVEPHAQVHQLVSTIESRLAPGRGAVDVLRAAFPPGSMTGAPKVRAVELLADLEPHERGVYSGAIGYLDVRGALDTSVAIRTFVLTAETCTFGVGGGVVHDSQPLAEWEETLDKARALVRALAAYFGRPVVWEHRP; encoded by the coding sequence GTGAGCGCGTGCGTGGAAGAGCTCGTCGCCTGGCTCTCGGCCGGGCGCGTCCACCGCGTGGTCGACGTCGCGCTTCCGTGCGCGCTCGCGGGTCTCGTCCGGCTCCCGGAGGCCGCGGGCCCGCTCGCGCTGCTCGATCGCGCCGTGCGCGGCTCGCCCTACGCGACCACGGCGCGGGTGGCGCTCGCCCCCCGCTTCACGCTCACTGCGGGCCGCCTCGCGTCTGGCGGGAGCGCGACCCTCCGCATGCCTTGGGACGACGCCGCCTGCCCGCCGAGGCTCGTCGACCAGGCGGAGACGCTCGTCACCGATCTGCGCGGCGAGGAACCGACCGAAGCGCGCCTCGAGGGCTGCCCGCTCGGGCTCGTCGAGCGGCTCCTCCGCGCGGCGGCCGGCTCCGTCCCCGCCGCGGCCGAGTGCGGGCCGTATGCGTGCGGTTTCGTGGGTTTTTTCGGCGACGGGGTCTCCCACTTCGTCGAGTCGCTCCAGGGCTTGCCGGCGCGCCCGCGCGAGGCGGCCCCGGACCTGGCGCTGCTCTTCACCGACGCCGTGCTGTTCGCCGATGACGCCGACGGGTGGACCGCGAAGCTCTCCCTCGTCGGGCGCGGCCCGAGCCACGCCGCGGCGCGCTCCGACGCGGAAGCGCTCGAGGCCAGGGTCCGAGCCCTGCTGGCGGCGGGGCCGTGGTGTGCGCCGCGCGCCGCGCGCCCGGCAGATCCCGCGCCGCCTGCCGCGCCGGACGAACGCGCGCCGCGGATCGTCTCGCGTCACTCGGCCGAGAGCTACTCGGCGCTGGTCGCGCGCGCGAAGGAGTCCATCGCGGCCGGCGAGGTCTTCCAGCTCTGCGTGACCCACACCCTCGCCGTGGAGCCGAGGCCCCGTGATCCGGCCGCGCTCTACGAGGCCCTGCGCGCGTCGAACCCGGCGCCCTTCTCGAGCTACGTCCGGCTCGCCGGTGTGCACCTGGTCTCGTCGTCGCCGGAGCGTTTCCTGCGGATCGCACCCGGAGGCGCCGTGCAGGCGAGGCCCATCAAGGGCACACGTCCGCGCGGCGCGACCCCGGAGGAAGACGCGCGCCTCGCGCTCGAGCTCGCCGCGAGCGAGAAGGACGGCGCGGAGAACGACATGATCGTAGACCTCCTGCGCAACGACCTGGCGCGCGTGTCCGCGCCGGGGAGCGTGCGGGTCCGCGAGCGCCGGGTGGTCGAGCCGCACGCCCAGGTCCACCAGCTCGTCTCCACGATCGAGTCGCGCCTCGCGCCCGGACGCGGCGCGGTCGACGTCCTGCGCGCGGCCTTCCCGCCGGGGAGCATGACCGGCGCTCCGAAGGTGCGCGCGGTCGAGCTGCTCGCCGACCTCGAGCCCCACGAGCGCGGCGTGTACTCCGGCGCGATAGGCTACCTCGACGTCCGCGGCGCGCTCGACACGTCGGTCGCGATCCGCACCTTCGTCCTCACCGCCGAGACCTGCACGTTCGGGGTCGGCGGCGGAGTGGTCCACGACTCGCAGCCGCTCGCCGAGTGGGAGGAGACCCTCGACAAGGCGCGCGCGCTGGTGCGAGCGCTCGCGGCGTATTTTGGCCGCCCCGTGGTCTGGGAGCACCGCCCGTGA
- a CDS encoding aminotransferase class IV, with protein MSAPPVIFLRDRFLEADEPATVSLFDRAYLLGDSLFASLRVYAGAPVGLGRHLARLEATAGELGLACPSAAAIEPIVRTACDRFVSEYGYLRITLSRGEMPPRAAGLGLTGLAAPVLSVVVRELGTPAFPAPTEVAPVTLRAVPAACQPPGWKLGSYALRVAMRREVEARGHGEGLVLGLDGAVVSGVSSNLFLARGDLLVTPALSSGCRPGVTRELLLERLRAAGAPVEERAVALEDLRAADGALFTSSVTPLLPVSRFESRALAPDHPCVARARAALLEAIAQERGPA; from the coding sequence TTGTCCGCGCCGCCCGTCATCTTCCTCCGCGACCGCTTCCTCGAGGCCGACGAGCCCGCGACGGTGTCGTTGTTCGATCGGGCGTACCTGCTCGGCGACTCGCTCTTCGCGTCGCTCCGCGTCTACGCAGGGGCCCCCGTGGGCCTCGGTCGCCACCTCGCGCGGCTCGAGGCGACCGCCGGGGAGCTCGGCCTTGCCTGCCCGTCGGCGGCCGCGATCGAGCCAATCGTGCGCACCGCGTGCGACAGATTTGTATCCGAGTACGGGTACTTGCGTATCACTCTGAGCCGAGGCGAGATGCCGCCACGGGCCGCGGGGCTCGGGCTCACGGGGCTCGCCGCGCCGGTGCTGAGCGTCGTCGTGCGCGAGCTCGGCACTCCGGCGTTTCCCGCGCCCACGGAGGTCGCGCCCGTGACCCTGCGCGCCGTGCCGGCCGCGTGCCAGCCTCCGGGGTGGAAGCTCGGCAGCTACGCGCTCCGCGTCGCGATGCGCCGGGAGGTCGAGGCGAGAGGCCACGGCGAGGGGCTCGTGCTCGGGCTCGATGGCGCCGTGGTGTCGGGCGTGTCGTCGAACCTGTTCCTCGCGCGCGGCGACTTGCTGGTGACGCCCGCGCTCTCGTCGGGGTGCCGGCCGGGCGTCACCCGGGAGCTGCTGCTCGAGCGCCTCCGCGCCGCGGGCGCCCCCGTGGAGGAGCGCGCCGTCGCCCTCGAAGACCTGCGGGCCGCCGACGGCGCGCTCTTCACGAGCTCGGTGACCCCGCTCCTCCCCGTGTCGCGGTTCGAGTCGCGGGCGCTCGCGCCTGACCACCCCTGCGTCGCGCGCGCGCGCGCCGCGCTCCTCGAGGCGATCGCGCAGGAGCGCGGGCCCGCGTGA
- a CDS encoding Uma2 family endonuclease, producing the protein MGEPARKRATYQDVLDAPPHKVAEVIDGELVLHPRPASPHAQAATTLGEELGPPFKRGRGGPGGWVLLYEPELHLGPEPDILVPDLGGWRRESMPEMPHAAFFTLRPDWVCEVLSPSTQRHDRRKKLPVYQRERVQHVWLIEPVARTLEVLSLDGPTYRLLATYADDERVRAEPFDAIELDLAVLWLR; encoded by the coding sequence ATGGGTGAGCCCGCAAGAAAACGTGCAACCTACCAAGATGTCCTCGACGCACCTCCGCACAAGGTCGCCGAGGTTATCGACGGCGAGCTTGTGCTCCACCCCCGCCCGGCGTCTCCCCACGCGCAGGCCGCGACCACGCTCGGCGAAGAGCTCGGGCCCCCGTTCAAGCGCGGTCGAGGCGGCCCGGGTGGCTGGGTCCTCCTCTACGAGCCCGAGCTCCACCTCGGACCCGAGCCCGACATCTTGGTCCCCGATCTCGGCGGCTGGCGGCGCGAGTCGATGCCCGAGATGCCCCACGCGGCGTTCTTCACGCTCCGCCCCGACTGGGTGTGCGAGGTGCTGTCGCCTTCGACGCAGCGCCACGATCGGCGAAAGAAGCTCCCGGTATACCAGCGCGAGCGCGTCCAGCACGTGTGGCTCATCGAGCCTGTCGCGCGCACGCTCGAGGTCCTCTCTCTCGACGGGCCCACCTACCGGCTCCTCGCGACGTACGCCGACGACGAGCGCGTGCGCGCCGAGCCCTTCGACGCCATCGAGCTCGATCTCGCCGTCCTCTGGCTGCGCTGA